In one window of Hymenobacter nivis DNA:
- a CDS encoding 6-pyruvoyl trahydropterin synthase family protein yields the protein MIYVSRHEHFNAAHKLHNPKWSDERNREVFGPCANVNWHGHNYDLVVTVKGTPDPDTGFVVDLKALSDLIKEHVTDQVDHKNLNLDVPFLAGQMASTENLAVAFWEIITRELPAITPAQLHCIKLYETPRNFVEYYG from the coding sequence ATGATTTACGTTAGCCGCCACGAGCATTTCAACGCCGCCCACAAGCTGCACAACCCCAAGTGGAGCGACGAGCGCAACCGCGAGGTTTTTGGGCCCTGCGCCAACGTCAACTGGCACGGCCACAACTACGACCTCGTGGTGACGGTGAAGGGCACGCCCGACCCGGACACCGGCTTTGTAGTCGACCTCAAGGCCTTATCCGACCTCATCAAGGAACACGTCACCGATCAGGTTGACCACAAAAACCTCAACCTCGACGTGCCGTTTCTGGCCGGCCAAATGGCTAGCACCGAAAACCTGGCCGTGGCCTTCTGGGAAATTATTACCCGCGAGCTACCCGCCATCACGCCCGCCCAGCTCCACTGCATCAAGCTCTACGAAACGCCCCGCAACTTCGTGGAATACTACGGGTAA
- the rfaD gene encoding ADP-glyceromanno-heptose 6-epimerase, whose amino-acid sequence MIVVTGAAGFIASALVSRLNAANFNDLVVVDNFSVEKKLRNLEGKKLREYVDREEFFAWLDEHHAQVEFVFHLGARTDTAEMDPAVFDLLNLNYSKQMWLACCQYQLPLVYASSAATYGDGALGYSDADDALLPLYRPLNPYGESKNDFDNWAVAQAEKPYFWAGLKFFNVYGPNEYHKGRMASVVFHAFQQIQQNGSMTLFKSHNPDYVDGGQMRDFVYVKDVVEVCYFLLHHRKDSGLYNLGSGTARTFMDLALNTFTALGAPVDIRFRDTPEDIRDKYQYYTQADMRKLHSIGYPNAFASLEEGIRDYVQQYLLPDQYY is encoded by the coding sequence ATGATAGTTGTCACTGGTGCGGCGGGCTTTATTGCCAGCGCCCTCGTTTCCCGCCTCAACGCGGCCAATTTTAACGACTTAGTGGTCGTGGACAACTTCTCGGTGGAGAAAAAGCTGCGCAACCTCGAAGGCAAAAAGCTGCGCGAGTACGTGGACCGCGAGGAGTTTTTCGCGTGGCTTGACGAGCACCATGCGCAGGTCGAATTCGTGTTTCACCTGGGGGCCCGCACCGACACCGCGGAAATGGACCCGGCGGTATTCGACCTGCTGAACCTGAACTACTCCAAGCAGATGTGGCTGGCCTGCTGCCAGTACCAGCTGCCGCTGGTATACGCTTCGTCGGCGGCTACCTACGGCGATGGGGCCCTGGGCTACTCCGATGCCGACGACGCGCTGCTGCCCCTCTACCGCCCGCTGAACCCGTACGGCGAATCGAAGAACGACTTCGACAACTGGGCCGTGGCGCAGGCGGAGAAGCCGTATTTCTGGGCCGGGCTGAAGTTTTTCAACGTGTATGGGCCCAACGAGTACCACAAGGGGCGCATGGCGTCGGTCGTTTTTCACGCCTTCCAGCAAATCCAGCAAAACGGCTCGATGACGCTCTTCAAATCGCACAACCCCGACTACGTGGACGGCGGCCAGATGCGCGATTTTGTGTACGTGAAGGACGTGGTGGAGGTGTGCTACTTCCTGCTGCACCACCGCAAAGATTCGGGCCTTTATAACCTGGGCAGCGGCACGGCCCGCACGTTTATGGACTTGGCCCTGAACACGTTCACGGCGCTGGGGGCCCCGGTAGACATCCGCTTCCGCGACACGCCGGAGGACATCCGCGATAAGTACCAGTACTATACCCAGGCCGACATGCGCAAGCTCCACAGCATCGGTTACCCCAACGCTTTTGCCTCGCTGGAGGAAGGCATCCGCGACTACGTGCAGCAGTACCTGCTGCCCGACCAGTACTACTAA
- a CDS encoding FAD/NAD(P)-binding protein produces MLANLSPACATPSPRTVITIVGGGFAGTALAVHLAQQPGLRARAEVHLVEPRAVPGPGLAYAPGSHPHLLNVRPGVLSLYPAEPAHFAKWLAQQPEAASGVPEFAPRALYGRYLAQALATAEGIQVHADVAVAAPLQPHGRRTVQLASGAAIESDYVVLALGNFPPPPPVEPSGAYLTHPHYHANPWGPHALAGIAPAASVLLVGAGLTAVDVLMALHGQGHRGPVVAVARHGRWPAAHAPVAAPYPSYYTELAGCPTVGGVVAVFKRHLRRATAQGQDWRPVLDALRPDLGRIWAAWPLVEQARFLRHVAALWGVARHRSPPHNAATVAALTAQGQVQLVAGRVQAIAPSGPGLRVAVQRRGAATCAYQADHVVCCTGPLLDYQRIAAPLVQQLRAAGHLTPDPLGLGIVTDVHGALLATDGHPVPGLFTLGPSRRPNAFESTAVPELRQQAVALAAELAARLKG; encoded by the coding sequence TTGTTGGCAAACCTTAGCCCTGCTTGCGCCACGCCTTCACCGCGTACGGTTATCACCATTGTGGGCGGCGGGTTCGCGGGCACGGCGCTGGCGGTGCACCTGGCGCAGCAGCCCGGCTTGCGGGCCCGCGCCGAGGTACACTTGGTGGAGCCCCGTGCCGTGCCTGGCCCCGGCCTGGCTTACGCCCCAGGCTCGCACCCGCACTTACTTAACGTGCGGCCAGGAGTCCTCAGCCTGTATCCTGCCGAGCCGGCACACTTCGCCAAGTGGCTGGCCCAGCAGCCCGAAGCGGCCAGCGGCGTGCCCGAGTTTGCCCCGCGCGCACTCTACGGCCGCTACCTGGCCCAGGCGCTGGCCACAGCCGAAGGTATCCAGGTGCACGCGGATGTAGCAGTGGCCGCACCGCTACAGCCCCACGGCCGGCGCACAGTGCAGCTGGCCAGCGGCGCGGCGATTGAAAGCGACTACGTGGTGCTGGCGCTGGGCAATTTTCCGCCCCCGCCGCCCGTGGAACCCAGCGGCGCCTACCTGACCCATCCCCACTACCACGCCAACCCATGGGGGCCCCACGCCCTGGCGGGCATTGCCCCCGCTGCCTCGGTGCTGCTGGTGGGCGCTGGCCTCACGGCCGTAGACGTATTGATGGCCCTGCACGGGCAAGGCCACCGGGGCCCGGTGGTAGCCGTGGCCCGCCACGGCCGCTGGCCCGCGGCCCACGCGCCAGTCGCGGCGCCCTACCCCAGCTACTATACCGAGCTGGCCGGGTGCCCCACGGTGGGCGGCGTCGTGGCCGTGTTTAAGCGCCACCTGCGCCGGGCCACGGCGCAGGGACAAGACTGGCGGCCGGTGCTCGACGCCCTGCGCCCCGACCTGGGCCGCATTTGGGCAGCGTGGCCGCTGGTAGAGCAGGCGCGGTTTCTGCGGCACGTGGCGGCACTGTGGGGCGTGGCCCGCCACCGCAGTCCGCCGCACAATGCCGCCACGGTGGCGGCGCTCACCGCACAAGGCCAGGTGCAACTCGTGGCGGGCCGCGTACAGGCCATTGCCCCCAGCGGACCCGGCTTGCGGGTAGCCGTGCAGCGGCGCGGCGCGGCCACTTGTGCTTACCAGGCCGACCATGTGGTGTGCTGCACCGGCCCATTGCTCGACTACCAGCGCATTGCGGCGCCGCTGGTGCAGCAGCTGCGCGCCGCCGGCCATCTAACGCCCGACCCCCTGGGGTTGGGCATCGTCACCGATGTCCACGGGGCCCTACTCGCCACCGATGGCCACCCAGTGCCCGGCTTGTTCACGCTGGGGCCCAGCCGCCGACCAAACGCATTTGAATCGACGGCGGTGCCAGAGCTGCGGCAGCAAGCCGTGGCTTTGGCCGCTGAGTTGGCGGCTCGCCTCAAGGGCTGA
- a CDS encoding zinc-binding dehydrogenase produces MKAIQLDAVHQPVVLRDVPTPVPGPGEILIKLHAAALNHRDVWIQQGQYAGIELPCTLGADGAGEVAAWGPGVPAGAPDVGSRVIIYPGLRWGPAQRAQAKDFVVRGMPDPGTFAEYTVAAAEYVRPLPAHLSAAQGAALPLAGLTAYRAAFSRAQAQLGERVLVTGIGGGVAIVAAQLCVARGCEVWGTSGSDEKLARLPALGLRGGINYNAANWVKDLVKQAGGSFDVIIDSAAGAAFEALLDAAAPGGRIVFYGGTLGNIPQIPPGKVFWKQLSILGSSMGSAQDFEDLLALVEEKQIVPVVDEIFPLAEAEAALRRMEAGHQFGKIVLQIT; encoded by the coding sequence ATGAAAGCCATTCAACTCGATGCCGTGCACCAGCCCGTGGTGCTGCGCGACGTGCCCACGCCCGTGCCCGGCCCCGGCGAAATTCTCATCAAGCTCCACGCCGCCGCCCTCAACCACCGCGATGTCTGGATTCAGCAGGGCCAGTATGCTGGCATTGAACTGCCCTGCACGCTCGGGGCCGACGGGGCCGGCGAGGTAGCCGCCTGGGGCCCCGGCGTGCCTGCGGGGGCCCCAGACGTAGGCAGCCGCGTGATAATTTACCCGGGCCTGCGCTGGGGCCCCGCGCAGCGCGCCCAGGCCAAAGATTTTGTGGTGCGCGGCATGCCCGACCCCGGCACGTTTGCCGAGTACACCGTGGCGGCGGCCGAGTACGTGCGGCCACTGCCCGCGCACCTCAGCGCGGCCCAGGGCGCGGCGCTGCCGCTGGCGGGCCTCACCGCCTACCGGGCGGCCTTCAGCCGGGCGCAGGCCCAGCTCGGCGAGCGGGTGCTCGTGACCGGTATCGGCGGGGGCGTGGCCATCGTGGCGGCGCAGCTTTGTGTGGCGCGCGGCTGCGAAGTGTGGGGTACCTCGGGCAGCGACGAGAAGCTGGCCCGCCTACCGGCCCTGGGCTTGCGCGGCGGCATCAACTATAACGCCGCTAACTGGGTGAAGGACTTGGTGAAACAGGCCGGGGGCTCCTTCGACGTTATCATCGACAGCGCCGCCGGGGCGGCCTTTGAGGCCCTGCTCGACGCCGCCGCGCCCGGTGGACGCATCGTGTTTTACGGCGGCACGCTGGGCAACATTCCGCAAATTCCCCCGGGCAAGGTGTTCTGGAAACAGCTCAGCATCCTGGGCTCGTCGATGGGCTCGGCGCAGGATTTCGAAGACCTGCTGGCCTTGGTAGAGGAGAAGCAAATCGTGCCCGTGGTGGACGAAATATTTCCCTTGGCTGAAGCCGAAGCCGCCCTGCGCCGCATGGAAGCCGGCCACCAGTTTGGCAAAATCGTGCTGCAAATAACGTAG
- a CDS encoding VIT1/CCC1 transporter family protein, which yields MHAEHHLTSSAMLQDIVIGLSDGLTVPFALAAGLSGAVQSSGLIITAGLAEIVAGSIAMGLGGYLAGRTEVDHYSAEVAREHEEVRTVPDVERREVQELLAEMGLSPATQALAVKELTADSQQWVRFMMKYELGLEEPDPKQAPKSAVTIAGAYAVGGLIPLSAYFLTATPQAGLLWSGVITLVCLLVFGYFKSRLTGQAPVLGALKMAATGAAAAAAAFFVARLVSGGGH from the coding sequence ATGCACGCCGAACACCACCTGACCAGCTCGGCCATGTTGCAGGACATTGTAATTGGCCTATCCGACGGCCTGACGGTGCCCTTTGCCCTGGCCGCCGGCCTGAGCGGGGCGGTGCAGTCGTCGGGGCTCATCATCACGGCCGGGCTGGCTGAAATCGTGGCCGGCTCCATTGCCATGGGCCTGGGCGGCTACCTGGCCGGCCGCACCGAGGTAGACCACTACAGCGCCGAGGTGGCCCGCGAGCACGAAGAAGTGCGCACCGTGCCCGACGTGGAGCGCCGCGAAGTGCAGGAGCTATTGGCTGAAATGGGCCTGAGCCCCGCCACCCAGGCCTTGGCCGTCAAAGAATTAACCGCTGATTCGCAGCAATGGGTGAGGTTCATGATGAAGTACGAGCTGGGCCTGGAGGAGCCCGACCCCAAGCAGGCCCCTAAAAGCGCCGTCACCATTGCCGGGGCCTACGCCGTGGGCGGCTTGATTCCGCTCAGCGCCTATTTTCTCACCGCTACGCCCCAGGCCGGGCTGCTGTGGTCGGGCGTCATCACGCTGGTGTGCCTGCTGGTGTTTGGGTACTTCAAAAGCCGCCTCACCGGCCAGGCCCCGGTGCTGGGGGCCCTCAAAATGGCCGCCACGGGCGCGGCGGCCGCCGCCGCGGCCTTCTTCGTAGCCCGGCTGGTAAGCGGCGGCGGCCACTGA
- a CDS encoding T9SS type A sorting domain-containing protein, translated as MNAFIPTPRFLPVEQRKFGAGWGRGRRAPGRAGLLCFGLFWLVVGAQAQPATPPVGTPGLTADYYRGYFYDALGFFTANAPAVSNRPVEQLNFAEAETDNFGVGPVATYHSPGNPDEFSGRFQGQLYVTTAGPHTFYLGSDDAAYLFLDDNPQPVASNQGDTFPFRETPGSYTLAAGLHTLRVLYGEHGGSQGLVLQYDGPGMPKQLVPNGVLYSQPQGPIRPVLTQFEAVAHNQQVDLSWATTAEENSVAFVVQKSTDGVVFTELLRQPGAAPGPNSYAAVDPNPANGRNYYRLQQLRSDRPPVYSPIKAVEIVPVPYVVSVYPVPNNGNFFIQVQPAAIQSGTLELQDITGRRMYRQRLELRNGAAQQVRPNLATGMYILYFTTEAGTLVQKMLLGG; from the coding sequence ATGAACGCATTTATTCCTACGCCGCGTTTTTTACCGGTTGAACAGCGCAAATTTGGAGCGGGTTGGGGGCGCGGCCGGCGGGCCCCTGGCCGCGCCGGGCTTCTTTGTTTTGGCCTGTTTTGGCTGGTGGTGGGGGCCCAGGCCCAGCCGGCTACGCCCCCGGTGGGTACGCCGGGCCTGACGGCGGATTATTACCGCGGCTACTTCTACGACGCGCTGGGCTTTTTCACGGCCAATGCCCCCGCCGTCAGCAATCGCCCGGTGGAACAGTTGAACTTTGCGGAGGCTGAAACCGACAACTTTGGCGTGGGGCCGGTGGCCACGTACCACAGCCCGGGCAACCCCGACGAGTTCAGCGGCCGCTTCCAGGGGCAGCTGTACGTGACGACGGCAGGGCCCCATACGTTTTACCTGGGCTCGGACGACGCGGCGTACCTCTTTCTCGACGATAACCCACAGCCGGTGGCTTCTAATCAGGGCGATACATTTCCGTTCCGCGAAACGCCAGGCAGTTATACCCTGGCCGCCGGCCTGCACACCCTGCGGGTACTGTACGGCGAGCACGGTGGCAGCCAGGGCCTGGTGTTACAGTACGACGGGCCGGGCATGCCGAAGCAGCTGGTGCCCAACGGCGTGCTCTACAGCCAGCCCCAGGGGCCCATCCGGCCAGTGCTCACGCAGTTTGAGGCGGTGGCCCACAACCAGCAGGTGGACTTGAGCTGGGCTACCACGGCCGAGGAGAACAGCGTGGCCTTCGTGGTACAAAAATCGACGGATGGCGTGGTGTTCACGGAGCTGCTGCGCCAGCCCGGCGCGGCACCGGGGCCCAATAGCTACGCAGCGGTGGACCCAAATCCGGCCAATGGCCGGAATTACTACCGCCTCCAGCAGCTCCGCAGCGACCGGCCGCCAGTGTATTCCCCCATTAAGGCGGTAGAAATTGTGCCCGTGCCGTACGTGGTGAGCGTGTACCCGGTGCCCAACAACGGCAATTTCTTCATTCAAGTACAGCCGGCGGCCATCCAATCGGGCACGCTGGAATTGCAGGACATCACCGGCCGCCGCATGTACCGGCAGCGCCTTGAGCTGCGCAACGGCGCGGCGCAGCAGGTGCGGCCCAACCTGGCCACGGGCATGTACATCCTGTACTTCACCACCGAGGCGGGCACGCTGGTGCAAAAAATGCTTTTGGGCGGCTAG
- a CDS encoding helix-turn-helix domain-containing protein translates to MDLTLTDSARVLLRQAQSTCRGQAGYVPVTVLLMLDHGRPAAAIAQDLGLDVSSVYRYAQTYRLQGLRGYLAAEQPGTGAC, encoded by the coding sequence GTGGATTTGACCTTGACTGATTCAGCGCGGGTCTTGTTGCGGCAAGCGCAAAGCACCTGCCGGGGCCAGGCGGGGTACGTGCCGGTGACGGTGTTGCTCATGCTCGACCACGGGCGCCCGGCGGCGGCCATCGCGCAGGACCTGGGCCTGGACGTGAGCAGCGTCTACCGCTACGCCCAGACGTACCGTTTGCAGGGTCTGAGGGGTTATCTGGCCGCCGAGCAACCGGGCACCGGGGCTTGCTGA
- a CDS encoding IS630 family transposase, translating into MLSSIQRAGLCRELGQTRYTDYRATAAWLAVTYEVHYSVSGLTDLLPRVGYSYKLTAAVPCLADAAKQTAFLTDTLAPLLAQAEAGEAVVYFADAAHPTHNTRATHVWTETGKERPLLTVSGRERVNLNAALNAHCPTQVHRDETDCVNAQSTQRRYEKLLAAHPEGPIRVICNNARYYKNKALNAWLDKKRLVQVFLPTYSPNLNLMERLWKFLRQKIINTAFYRTKGQFKTAVLDFFDRLPEFGKELASRMSLKFHVLDSQSNS; encoded by the coding sequence TTGCTGAGCAGCATCCAACGCGCGGGCCTGTGCCGCGAGCTGGGCCAGACGCGCTATACCGATTACCGGGCCACTGCCGCCTGGCTGGCCGTCACCTACGAGGTGCACTACTCGGTTTCGGGCCTGACGGACCTGCTCCCCCGGGTGGGCTACTCCTACAAATTGACCGCGGCCGTGCCCTGCCTGGCCGATGCGGCCAAGCAAACAGCCTTTCTGACCGACACGCTGGCCCCGCTACTGGCCCAGGCCGAGGCCGGGGAGGCGGTAGTCTATTTTGCCGATGCGGCTCATCCCACCCACAATACCCGCGCCACCCACGTGTGGACCGAAACGGGCAAAGAGCGGCCCCTGCTCACGGTCAGCGGCCGCGAGCGGGTCAACCTGAACGCCGCTCTCAACGCCCACTGCCCCACCCAGGTCCACCGCGATGAGACCGACTGCGTCAACGCTCAAAGTACTCAGCGGCGCTACGAAAAATTGCTGGCCGCCCACCCCGAAGGCCCGATTCGCGTCATCTGTAACAACGCCCGCTACTACAAAAATAAGGCGCTGAACGCCTGGCTGGACAAAAAACGCCTCGTGCAGGTCTTCCTGCCCACCTATTCACCCAATTTGAACCTGATGGAGCGCCTGTGGAAGTTTCTACGCCAGAAGATTATCAACACCGCGTTCTACCGGACCAAGGGCCAGTTCAAAACGGCTGTCCTCGATTTCTTTGACCGGCTCCCCGAGTTTGGTAAGGAACTCGCGTCCCGCATGAGCCTCAAATTTCATGTCCTCGATTCGCAAAGCAATTCGTGA
- a CDS encoding transposase: MLDLGQLYARRWTIEQCFQNPKGRGFQLENSYLRCRHKLRKLLALVTLAYAFCLGVGQAADRRTPIAHKKHGYRATSLARNDLNILRQITRPATAIPVTNCFANRGHEI; encoded by the coding sequence TTGCTCGACCTGGGGCAACTCTACGCCCGGCGCTGGACCATTGAGCAGTGCTTTCAAAATCCGAAAGGGCGCGGCTTTCAACTGGAAAACAGCTACTTGCGCTGTCGTCACAAGCTGCGCAAGCTCCTGGCGCTGGTCACGCTCGCTTACGCCTTTTGCTTGGGGGTAGGCCAGGCCGCCGACCGGCGCACGCCCATTGCTCACAAAAAACACGGCTACCGGGCCACGAGTCTAGCACGCAATGACTTGAACATTCTGCGGCAAATTACCCGCCCAGCCACTGCTATACCCGTCACGAATTGCTTTGCGAATCGAGGACATGAAATTTGA
- a CDS encoding TlpA disulfide reductase family protein codes for MRYLMIKTTLLAAAVLGGANACQPASAAAGYEITGQLKNAPAGTELHLAELQSNQFVERASTKTDAAGKFTFKGMAPTAGLYQLKINDANQVLLVLDDKTRVALTGDAQRLPATYTVQGNPDAEVLRELTQVMEGTKTQMEGLKARYTAAASANNAAAAQAIEAEAATVQERTTARVKGVLRRYPTAVATGFAAGAFLNPEDNFQFADSIAAVQRKANPNSPFTKELTARLEPMRITATGAKAPDINLPTPAGPKLALSSLRGKYVLVDFWASWCGPCRQENPNVVKAYNTFKDKGKGFTIYSVSLDQEKGRWTKAIAADGLLWPNHVSDLAYWQSVAAAAYGVTAIPQSFLLDPNGVIIAKNLRGPALEAKLTEVLK; via the coding sequence ATGCGTTACCTGATGATCAAAACCACGTTGCTGGCCGCCGCCGTACTGGGCGGGGCCAACGCCTGTCAGCCCGCCTCGGCGGCGGCGGGCTACGAAATTACCGGCCAGCTGAAGAACGCCCCGGCCGGCACCGAGCTGCACCTGGCCGAGCTGCAATCTAACCAGTTTGTGGAGCGCGCCTCGACCAAAACCGACGCCGCGGGCAAGTTCACCTTCAAGGGCATGGCCCCCACGGCGGGCCTGTACCAACTGAAAATTAACGACGCCAACCAGGTGCTGCTGGTGCTCGACGACAAAACCCGCGTGGCCCTGACCGGCGACGCCCAGCGCCTGCCTGCCACCTACACCGTGCAGGGCAACCCCGACGCCGAGGTGCTGCGCGAATTAACGCAGGTGATGGAAGGCACTAAAACGCAGATGGAAGGCCTCAAAGCCCGCTACACGGCGGCCGCTTCGGCCAACAACGCCGCCGCCGCCCAAGCTATTGAGGCCGAGGCCGCCACGGTGCAGGAGCGCACGACCGCCCGCGTGAAAGGCGTGCTGCGCCGCTACCCAACGGCTGTGGCCACGGGCTTTGCCGCCGGGGCCTTCCTGAACCCCGAGGACAACTTCCAGTTTGCCGATTCCATTGCCGCCGTGCAGCGTAAGGCCAACCCCAACTCGCCCTTCACCAAGGAGCTGACGGCTCGGCTGGAGCCCATGCGCATCACCGCTACTGGCGCCAAGGCCCCCGACATCAACCTGCCCACGCCCGCGGGCCCCAAGCTGGCCCTCAGCAGCCTGCGCGGCAAGTACGTGCTCGTCGATTTCTGGGCGAGCTGGTGTGGGCCCTGCCGCCAGGAAAACCCCAACGTGGTGAAGGCTTACAACACGTTCAAGGACAAGGGTAAAGGCTTCACTATCTACTCTGTGTCGCTGGACCAGGAGAAGGGCCGCTGGACCAAAGCCATTGCCGCCGACGGCCTGCTCTGGCCCAACCACGTGTCGGACTTGGCCTACTGGCAGAGTGTAGCCGCCGCGGCCTACGGCGTTACGGCCATTCCGCAGTCGTTTTTGCTCGACCCCAACGGCGTCATCATCGCCAAAAACCTGCGCGGCCCCGCCCTGGAAGCCAAGCTTACCGAAGTGCTGAAGTAG
- a CDS encoding transposase, translated as MKDSPPPTKRRRYDAAFRAEALRLASESRSPQAAARALNSDPKRIYKWQKEALTPVAAARGAELDPAAATELRQLRAANRRQAQELEI; from the coding sequence ATGAAAGACAGCCCCCCACCTACCAAACGCCGGCGCTATGATGCCGCCTTCCGGGCCGAAGCCTTGCGCCTGGCTAGTGAAAGCCGCTCGCCCCAGGCCGCTGCGCGCGCCCTGAATAGCGACCCCAAACGAATCTATAAGTGGCAAAAGGAAGCGCTCACACCGGTGGCCGCTGCTCGTGGCGCAGAACTTGACCCCGCCGCGGCCACTGAACTGCGCCAACTGCGGGCCGCCAATCGGCGGCAGGCCCAGGAGCTGGAAATTTAA
- a CDS encoding IS3 family transposase, which translates to MEAQRGQYPVRLRCQLVQVPASGYYAWQQAQQQAVAKPEPAWETALVKVFGVHKRRYGTRRLRVALRQQGYRVGCQRLRTAMRRQGLHALQPKAYTPRTTDSTHGLRCAPNRLLDQPKPTQANRVWVSDITYLPLANGDWAYLCAYQDMASKQVLGWQVSASMPEKLITRALQRAFWAQPATPGLLVHSDRGGQYCGNAYGQLRHDHQAVRSQSWRGDCYDNAQAESLWSRLKTEVLELRERPVFADLADAQASVATYFDYYNYERLHSSIGYQLPYHTHQQLLQLNALNCPA; encoded by the coding sequence ATCGAGGCGCAACGGGGCCAGTACCCCGTGCGCCTGCGCTGCCAATTAGTGCAGGTACCTGCCAGCGGCTACTATGCTTGGCAACAAGCTCAGCAGCAAGCAGTCGCTAAGCCAGAGCCGGCTTGGGAGACGGCACTAGTCAAGGTGTTTGGGGTCCACAAACGCCGCTACGGCACCCGCCGGCTGCGGGTGGCCCTGCGCCAACAGGGCTATCGGGTGGGCTGCCAGCGCCTGCGCACGGCCATGCGCCGACAGGGGCTGCACGCGCTGCAACCCAAGGCCTACACCCCGCGCACCACCGACTCCACCCACGGCCTGCGCTGCGCGCCGAACCGGCTGCTTGACCAGCCCAAACCCACCCAGGCCAACCGGGTCTGGGTCAGTGACATTACCTATTTGCCCCTGGCTAACGGCGACTGGGCGTACCTGTGCGCGTACCAGGATATGGCCAGCAAGCAGGTGCTGGGCTGGCAGGTGAGTGCCTCCATGCCGGAGAAGCTCATTACCAGGGCCTTGCAGCGCGCTTTCTGGGCGCAACCCGCGACGCCCGGCCTACTCGTCCACTCCGACCGGGGGGGGCAGTACTGCGGCAACGCCTACGGGCAGTTGCGCCACGACCACCAAGCCGTGCGCTCGCAAAGCTGGCGCGGCGATTGCTACGACAATGCCCAGGCAGAAAGCTTGTGGTCGCGCCTCAAAACGGAGGTGCTCGAACTGCGCGAACGGCCCGTTTTTGCCGACCTGGCCGACGCCCAGGCCAGCGTGGCCACCTATTTTGACTACTACAATTACGAGCGTTTACACTCCAGTATCGGCTATCAACTGCCCTATCACACTCATCAACAGCTTCTTCAACTCAATGCCCTAAACTGCCCAGCGTAA
- a CDS encoding acyltransferase family protein, producing the protein MAFTLLILYYTGMVFVGWKFYIMSHTSSPALALPMEFLNQWRMPLLFVISGVSVTYALGQRTTGQFAGKRVQRLLPLIFGMVIVVLQVYYQRLSEGAIYTSLLDFYPHYFNGAAPRGNFTWNHLWFIAYLLPFLLLSLPIFSNCASLPLRPSSPA; encoded by the coding sequence TTGGCCTTCACGCTGCTTATCCTCTACTATACCGGCATGGTGTTCGTGGGCTGGAAATTCTACATCATGAGCCACACCAGCAGCCCCGCGCTGGCGCTGCCTATGGAGTTTCTTAACCAGTGGCGTATGCCGTTGCTGTTTGTAATTTCCGGGGTTAGCGTCACCTATGCGCTGGGCCAGCGCACCACCGGCCAGTTTGCCGGCAAGCGGGTACAACGCCTGCTGCCCCTGATTTTCGGCATGGTCATCGTCGTGCTACAGGTCTACTACCAACGCCTGTCGGAAGGGGCCATCTACACCTCCTTGCTCGACTTCTACCCCCACTATTTCAATGGTGCCGCGCCGAGGGGTAATTTCACCTGGAATCACCTCTGGTTCATTGCCTACCTGCTGCCGTTCTTGCTGCTCAGCCTGCCCATCTTCTCCAACTGCGCAAGCCTGCCGCTCAGGCCATCCTCGCCCGCCTGA